A single Nomia melanderi isolate GNS246 chromosome 13, iyNomMela1, whole genome shotgun sequence DNA region contains:
- the LOC116431563 gene encoding DDB1- and CUL4-associated factor 10 homolog translates to MPKIRTRQPNSLWLRQRELGIRFPLGHADRFHKTLYSSIQPVTSWDHALSPATHGGVFNLEYSPDGSLLLAACERKTILMFDPLRRRLIHAIENAHDDCVNCVRFLDQRMFATCSDDSTAALWDARNLKQRIRTLNGHTNWVKNIEYSPKDSLLLTSGFDGSIYTWDINTFTENSILHTRVFHTNGLMRTRLSPDASKMLISTTSGYLIIIHNLRLKTLSQDLAGFRPNIYRLMQSSQTTIPYVAGFTHLFSHSRTHNRVEFLTDFPVGDDAEIISSLQVHPQGWCALSRNVSSGEKSEWTCIHDIQERDSNSGDEGKEGEEAGPQFNDVNVDEFEDFQQPQPSRSGITSSFLIESPNRVRVLHTTMSDASSNSHGSSENAQPPRPWRTGGQGSSRRVSRSQSRSSRFSRNSGSSESRVGGDREEARQENRDLYMDTSENESIHEEAAIDTDRDFVLDFSTPRPNSLVNYIRPNMIDNFPTGNIELHVSTTDVWEAHVAIREARLRRERDWLSRSSNNTVVIIGDRNRVQTQNRQGQQTMYAIPRNRMIHQNRPRLTHYIEEPNVGSGYIKELCFSADGRLICSPFGSGVRLLAFSGDCSELSNCVPPFESVQLHELATNVSHSGIVVSTKFSPRHCLLVSGCLSGKIVWHEPVVQ, encoded by the exons ATGCCTAAGATAAGAACCAGGCAGCCGAACAGCCTGTGGTTAAGGCAGCGTGAACTGGGCATAAGGTTTCCACTAGGACATGCTGATCGCTTTCATAAAACGCTCTACTCTTCTATACAGCCAGTGACCTCTTGGGACCACGCACTGTCCCCTGCTACTCACGGCGGAGTCTTTAACTTGGAATATTCTCCGGATGG ttcACTCTTGTTGGCGGCATGTGAGAGAAAGACTATTTTAATGTTCGATCCCTTGAGGAGGAGATTGATCCATGCGATAGAAAATGCTCACGACGATTGTGTCAACTGTGTTAG GTTTCTAGATCAACGTATGTTTGCGACTTGTTCAGACGATAGTACAGCTGCTCTTTGGGATGCCAGGAATTTAAAGCAGCGAATTAGAACTCTTAATGGACATACAAATTGGGTTAAGAATATAGAATACAGTCCCAAGGATAGCTTGCTGTTAACCAGTGGGTTCGATGGTAGTATATACACCTGGGACATCAATACATTTACCGAAAATAGTATTCTCCATACTCGTGTGTTTCACACAAATGGACTGATGCGAACTAGACTTAGTCCAGATGCTAGCAAGATGTTGATCAGCACCACTTCTGGATACCTCATTATTATACACAATCTTAGGTTAAAAACTCTGTCACAAGATCTAGCAGGATTTAGA CCAAACATATACCGATTGATGCAATCCTCTCAAACCACGATACCATACGTCGCGGGCTTCACGCATCTTTTCTCCCATTCCCGCACTCACAATCGAGTAGAATTCTTAACCGATTTCCCAGTCGGCGACGACGCGGAGATAATATCCAGCCTGCAGGTGCATCCTCAGGGATGGTGTGCACTGTCCAGGAACGTCAGCAGCGGAGAAAAGTCCGAG TGGACGTGCATCCACGACATACAAGAGCGCGACTCCAACTCCGGTGACGAAGGCAAAGAGGGCGAGGAGGCTGGTCCCCAGTTCAACGACGTGAATGTGGACGAATTCGAGGACTTCCAGCAACCCCAGCCGTCACGATCAGGTATCACGTCATCGTTTTTAATCGAGAGTCCGAATCGCGTCAGGGTGCTCCACACGACGATGTCCGACGCGAGCTCGAACTCGCACGGTTCATCGGAAAACGCGCAACCGCCTAGGCCCTGGAGGACCGGTGGACAAGGCTCTTCTCGCAGAGTGTCACGGTCGCAGTCGAGAAGTTCGCGTTTCTCGAGGAACTCCGGTTCATCCGAGTCCCGGGTGGGTGGCGATAGGGAAGAGGCTAGACAGGAGAACAGGGATCTCTACATGGACACTAGCGAGAACGAGAGCATACACGAGGAGGCCGCCATCGACACGGACAGGGACTTTGTGCTGGACTTCAGCACGCCGCGACCAAATTCACTCGTGAATTACATAAGACCGAACATGATCGACAACTTCCCGACGGGCAACATAGAGCTGCACGTGAGCACGACGGACGTGTGGGAGGCTCACGTGGCGATCAGGGAGGCCAGGCTTCGGAGAGAGCGGGACTGGCTCTCTCGGTCGAGCAACAACACCGTCGTGATTATAGGTGATAGGAATAGGGTACAAACGCAGAACAGACAGGGCCAACAGACGATGTACGCGATACCGAGGAATCGAATGATTCACCAGAACAGGCCTAGGTTAACGCACTACATAGAAGAGCCGAATGTAGGTTCCGGTTATATTAAAGAGTTGTGTTTCTCTGCCGACGGACGGTTGATATGTTCACCGTTCGGCTCCGGTGTACGGTTGCTGGCGTTCTCCGGCGACTGCTCGGAATTATCCAATTGTGTTCCTCCGTTCGAGTCAGTGCAGCTGCACGAGCTGGCGACGAACGTCAGCCACTCCGGGATCGTGGTCAGCACGAAGTTCTCCCCTAGGCATTGCTTGCTCGTCTCCGGCTGCCTCAGCGGGAAAATCGTCTGGCACGAGCCAGTAGTTCAGTAA
- the St2 gene encoding sulfotransferase 2, with the protein MEKKPITFTTIEGDVGAKLDKIFQVKCSFLRVQPSNCILPPHFVFYGSRIRDMEVYEDDVWMVSYPRTGSHWAQEMVWCIGNDFDYKNAQTLLIVRNPLLEASSLMVAGDYVDFFAKLGDSVKNVENMQRPRYIKTHLPLELLPRQIHEKKPKIVYVSRNPKDTCVSFYHYCRTFHGMNGSFDDFAELFLTGNSPMGSYWDHVLKFWSLRNNKNLLFLTYEEMKKNQAEAIERTARFLGKTVTKPQITELCKHLEFSKMAANPAINLENILREKDVPQDNRFIRKGKVGDWKNYMSEGLARRFDEWTEERLRGTDLDPDKYTVSPDEE; encoded by the exons A TGGAGAAGAAGCCAATTACTTTCACCACCATCGAGGGAGACGTAGGAGCGAAGTTGGACAagatatttcaagtgaaatgcAGTTTCCTCAGGGTTCAACCTAGCAATTGCATACTGCCCCCTCACTTTGTGTTCTATGGGAGCAGGATACGGGACATGGAGGTCTACGAGGACGACGTGTGGATGGTGTCATACCCACGAACCG GCAGCCACTGGGCGCAGGAGATGGTGTggtgcatcgggaacgatttCGACTACAAAAACGCGCAGACTTTGTTAATCGTACGCAACCCATTGCTCGA GGCCTCGAGCCTAATGGTCGCCGGAGATTACGTGGACTTCTTCGCGAAATTAGGGGATTCGGTGAAGAACGTCGAGAACATGCAGCGCCCCAGATACATCAAGACTCACCTCCCTCTGGAGCTGTTGCCTCGACAGATCCACGAGAAGAAACCGAAG ATCGTCTACGTCTCGAGGAACCCCAAAGACACGTGCGTCAGCTTCTACCACTACTGCAGGACGTTCCACGGCATGAATGGCAGCTTCGACGACTTCGCTGAATTGTTCCTGACAGGCAATT cACCGATGGGATCGTACTGGGACCACGTGTTGAAGTTCTGGTCGCTGAGGAACAATAAAAACCTGTTGTTCTTAACATACGAGGAAATGAAAAAG AACCAAGCGGAAGCGATCGAGAGAACGGCGAGATTCCTCGGGAAAACCGTGACGAAGCCGCAGATCACGGAGCTCTGCAAGCACCTCGAGTTCTCCAAGATGGCGGCGAACCCCGCGATCAATTTGGAGAATATCCTGCGGGAGAAGGACGTGCCGCAGGACAACAGGTTCATAAGGAAAGGTAAGGTCGGCGATTGGAAGAACTACATGTCCGAGGGACTGGCCAGGCGATTCGACGAGTGGACCGAGGAACGTCTTCGCGGGACCGATTTAGATCCCGACAAGTACACCGTGTCCCCCGACGaggaatga
- the knk gene encoding cytochrome and DOMON domain-containing protein knickkopf, with protein sequence MADVTRWWITRVLAAVLACVLFPASGFAEEEGEVYKGKYLGKLNAYHHQVAGDVYVVDEYTLLLTSFSYDGNGADTFFWAGAANRPGPQGFIVPDEWGKTNVLNRYLNKDFTLTLPDNKKVTDIKWFAVYDLGSQNTFGDVYIPEEFDPPAPQKISQFTKRSHGVSSESLLIMDSKTIKIPEFTYDGEGTDTYFWVGLGPQPSSKGTKVPDEYGYLEPIRVYKGEDIVIQLPGDMTVFNIDWLSVFDVKSKSNYGSVIIPDGLNVPPSLVKVIKHTQTLPNCIQLHKRFQVSWEIFGPQITVQLAGQVDENEYMAFGLSGSETSSRMEGADVAVAYMDGTRGYVVDYNVTAKAPCGKVLGQYRGVCRDEVFGGLDNNQLYTAVRADGINIINYRRTLNSSDPGDKEYPTDRPVYIVWALGKLDENHEPTFHDLYPKNDLKVELGRSEPENTCMDFTEDDQSLIEPWDKAEIFDRSIRTFKATIGPSGGKKGYQGITKQTATGLAWYIEGQLVPELYLRRGLTYNFRVHGGNNPHSPNLYHPLIITDEPHGGYDRLSDAAQSKIRVLAGVEFTRRGQPRPTAVGPLCLSKHDDRDRRLDDDFLTFRHFNRTLVHTCEPGEGGLLEVTPNSTWPDTVYYNSFTHANMGWKIHVVDAYSRSDAISQKLSFLVGLTAVFFRLL encoded by the exons ATGGCAGATGTTACGAGGTGGTGGATAACGCGTGTTCTCGCGGCCGTGCTGGCATGCGTGCTGTTTCCTGCCAGTG GTTTCGCCGAGGAGGAGGGTGAGGTGTACAAAGGCAAGTACCTGGGCAAGTTGAACGCGTACCATCATCAGGTTGCCGGTGACGTTTACGTTGTCGACGAGTACACGTTGCTGCTGACGTCTTTCAGTTACGATGGGAACGGGGCTGACACGTTCTTCTGGGCTGGCGCGGCGAATCGGCCTGGACCACAGGGCTTCATTGTGCCCGACGAATGGGGAAA AACGAACGTCCTCAATCGATACTTAAATAAGGATTTCACTCTTACTTTGCCGGACAATAAGAAAGTGACGGACATAAAATGGTTCGCCGTGTACGATCTAGGGAGTCAG AACACGTTCGGCGATGTCTATATTCCCGAGGAATTCGACCCACCAGCACCGCAGAAGATCTCGCAATTCACGAAACGGTCACATGGGGTTTCCTCCGAATCTTTACTGATTATGGACTCGAAGACTATCAAGATACCTGAATTCACCTATGATGGAGAAGGAACGGATACTTATTTCTGGGTTGGGCTTGGACCTCAGCCATCTAGCAAAGGAACTAAAGTTCCTGATGAGTATGGCTA TTTAGAGCCAATACGGGTGTATAAGGGTGAAGATATAGTGATTCAGCTACCCGGAGATATGACAGTCTTCAACATCGACTGGTTGAGCGTGTTCGACGTGaagagcaaatcgaattacggCTCTGTTATCATTCCAGACGGCTTGAACGTGCCGCCGTCCCTCGTAAAA GTGATCAAGCACACGCAAACCCTGCCGAATTGCATTCAACTCCACAAACGGTTTCAAGTCAGCTGGGAGATCTTTGGTCCTCAGATCACTGTTCAGTTGGCTGGGCAAGTCG ACGAAAATGAGTATATGGCGTTCGGACTTTCCGGTTCGGAGACTTCGAGCCGAATGGAAGGTGCGGACGTTGCGGTCGCTTATATGGATGGGACCAGAGGATACGTCGTTGATTACAACGTCACCGCGAAAGCACCA TGCGGGAAAGTTCTTGGACAGTACAGAGGAGTCTGTAGGGACGAAGTGTTCGGTGGTCTGGACAACAATCAGCTGTACACCGCTGTCAGGGCAGACGGGATCAACATAATCAATTACAGGCGTACTCTAAACTCTT CTGATCCGGGAGATAAAGAGTACCCTACAGATCGACCTGTTTACATAGTGTGGGCTCTGGGTAAATTGGATGAGAACCATGAGCCTACTTTCCATGATCTATACCCTAAGAACGACTTGAAAGTGGAACTGGGTCGATCAGAGCCTGAGAACACTTGTATGGACTTTACTGAGGACGACCAGTCTCTAAT AGAGCCCTGGGACAAGGCGGAAATATTTGACAGAAGCATCAGGACATTCAAAGCTACCATTGGCCCGTCTGGAGGCAAAAAGGGTTACCAAGGGATAACGAAACAAACTGCCACGGGTTTGGCTTGGTACATCGAGGGACAGTTAGTTCCTGAACTGTACCTCCGCCGGGGGTTAACTTACAATTTCCGTGTTCACGGAGGCAATAATCCTCACAGCCCGAATCTGTATCATCCGTTGATCATCACGGATGAACCACACGGCGGCTACGATAGGCTTAGCGACGCGGCGCAAAGCAAAATCAGGGTTTTGGCTGGCGTTGAGTTTACTAGACGTGGTCAACCGAGACCTACCGCTG TTGGTCCACTCTGTTTGAGCAAGCACGACGATCGAGACAGAAGATTAGACGATGATTTCTTGACATTCAGACACTTCAATAGAACGTTAGTGCATACGTGCGAACCAG GCGAAGGTGGACTGTTGGAAGTTACCCCGAATTCAACGTGGCCGGACACAGTTTATTACAATTCGTTCACCCACGCCAACATGGGCTGGAAGATCCACGTGGTGGACGCTTACTCGAGGAGCGACGCTATCTCGCAAAAATTGTCGTTCCTCGTGGGACTAACGGCTGTGTTTTTTCGTCTGTTATAA
- the LOC116431651 gene encoding uncharacterized protein LOC116431651 — MYRTACAECLIDSVPVQSFLLAGLFAFMSGMGVYDDERDSVEERFIWLLRFAKFRKIKDFLSKNRTIDLRYPTENLSTPLTAAIDRDDPQILSLLLEKNSADLDETITQPYGRTALMYASYVSRDPEMLQVLLKKGADLQKTDIRGWTCLQYAIVGERSKNLSFLLDAGASLNQQDLQGRTPLMVSVYLSNLDILTYLLDRGAEVDTKDNAGLTALQLAILSRKRDAAVVLMERGSDKSVVTPKTKASIPELCRTSMPRILRSVELESKTLQWNY; from the exons ATGTACAGAACAGCATGCGCGGAATGTTTGATCGATTCAGTTCCGGTGCAAAGCTTTTTGCTAGCAGGATTGTTCGCATTTATGTCGGGCATGGGAGTTTACGATGACGAACGTG ATTCAGTGGAAGAACGATTCATATGGCTGCTCAGATTCGCGAAATTCAGGAAGATTAAAGACTTCCTGTCGAAAAA CCGAACGATCGATTTGCGTTATCCCACGGAAAATTTGAGTACGCCGCTGACTGCGGCTATCGATCGCGACGATCCCCAAATTTTATCTCTGTTATTGGAGAAAAATTCCGCGGACCTGGATGAAACGATCACGCAACCTTATGGGAGGACCGCTTTGATGTACGCTTCTTACGTTTCGAGAGATCCGGAGATGTTGCAGGTGCTTTTGAAAAAGGGCGCTGATCTTCAAAAAACTGATAt tagAGGCTGGACTTGTCTTCAATACGCAATCGTCGGAGAACGTTCGAAAAACTTGTCGTTTCTTTTGGATGCTGGTGCATCCTTAAATCAGCAGGATTTGCAAGGAAGAACGCCTCTTATGGTGTCTG TGTATCTATCGAATTTGGATATACTGACATATTTGTTGGACCGCGGTGCTGAAGTAGATACGAAGGACAATGCAGGTCTCACGGCTCTTCAGCTAGCCATTTTATCAAGGAAAAGGGACGCGGCAGTCGTTTTGATGGAAAGGGGTAGCGATAAATCTGTCGTCACTCCCAAAACCAAAGCTTCGATCCCGGAACTCTGTAGAACCAGTATGCCTAGAATTCTTCGTAGCGTCGAGCTGGAATCGAAGACTTTACAAtggaattattaa
- the LOC116431649 gene encoding luciferin sulfotransferase: MALRMEDDADLEQILREKFTSEFRKGYVTVDGVCLPQRYEEFAKAIEDFEVKDDDVWVCSFPKTGTTWTQEMIWCIANNLDFEAARVLLPERFPFLEHSILFDYTTIIPRHPEIKLHELVSDSVNYVKTRSSPRFIKTHLPFRLLPRQLRTGEKKPRIVYVARNPKDTCVSYYHHCRLLEGYRGDFNSFCRLFLGMKVCFAPFWDHILGFWNRRTDSNVLFLKYEDMKSDLPSVIHRSAKFLNVTLSDDQVKALMEHLSFANMKSNPSVNYEEAVEMNRKLKLIDVDGDFIRSGRVNQWQGEMAESVIEEFDQQTTEQLSSQNLFF; encoded by the exons ATGGCTCTTCGGATGGAAGATGATGCAGATTTGGAGCAGATTCTCAGAGAAAAATTCACAAGTGAATTTCGCAAAGGCTACGTCACTGTGGATGGCGTCTGTTTGCCACAGAGATACGAGGAATTCGCGAAAGCGATTGAGGATTTTGAAGTCAAGGACGACGACGTGTGGGTCTGCAGCTTCCCTAAAACTG GTACAACGTGGACCCAAGAAATGATCTGGTGCATCGCGAACAATTTGGATTTCGAAGCAGCGAGAGTCCTCTTGCCGGAAAGATTTCCATTTCTGGA GCATTCGATTCTCTTCGATTACACGACGATCATACCTCGTCATCCGGAAATAAAGCTTCACGAGCTGGTCTCCGACAGCGTGAATTACGTGAAGACTCGGAGCAGTCCGCGTTTCATCAAAACCCATCTGCCATTCCGCTTGCTACCGCGACAGCTACGGACAGGCGAGAAGAAGCCGAGGATTGTCTACGTCGCTAGAAACCCAAAAGACACCTGTGTCTCTTATTATCATCACTGCAGATTGCTGGAGGGCTATCGCGGGGACTTCAATAGCTTCTGTCGTCTTTTCCTGGGCATGAAAG TGTGCTTTGCGCCATTCTGGGACCATATCCTTGGTTTTTGGAACAGGAGAACTGATTCCAATGTATTATTCTTAAAGTACGAGGACATGAAATCT GACTTGCCATCGGTGATTCATCGTTCCGCCAAGTTTTTGAACGTGACTCTGTCGGATGATCAAGTGAAAGCGCTGATGGAGCATCTCAGTTTCGCTAATATGAAGTCGAATCCCTCGGTGAACTACGAGGAAGCGGTCGAGATGAATCGCAAGCTGAAATTGATCGACGTCGATGGCGACTTTATCCGAAGTGGCAGAGTGAATCAGTGGCAGGGAGAAATGGCTGAGAGTGTGATCGAAGAGTTTGATCAACAAACGACGGAACAACTGTCATCGCAGAATCTCTTCttttaa